The segment GGGCTTCTGGACGTCTTCACGCCGGCCACGTCCATCGAGGACTTCAGTGAAGTGTGAGCGGCGGGGCGGGCGAGGCAGAGGGGAGAGCGTTCGCGGAGGGGCGGTGGGGCCCTGTCCTGACCCCCTGACCCCGCCCCAGGTACTTGGTGACCACCCTGATGGGCGCCGACCTGAACAACATCGTCAAGTGCCAGGCGCTGAGCGACGAGCACGTTCAATTCCTGGTTTACCAGCTGCTGCGCGGGCTGAAGGTGGGGCGCCCTGGGCTTCGCGGGTCCCCTCGCGGGCGGGCGCGCGGGCCGGGCCCGGCGCTCACCACGATCCCCCTCCCGCAGTACATCCACTCGGCCGGGATCATCCACCGGGTAGGTGCGGCCGCAGGGTGAGGGTCGGGTCCAGCAGGGCTCCGTCCCGGCCTCCTGTGCTCACGCTCTGCGTGACCTGCAGGACCTGAAGCCCAGCAACGTGGCTGTGAATGAGGACTGTGAGCTCAGGGTGAGGCCCGCGGGCAGGGGTGGGCAGGGCGGCGGCGGAGCCCGTGCGGAGCTTAAGAACACCTCGTGGTCGCCCCAGATCCTGGACTTTGGGTTGGCGCGCCAGGCGGACGAGGAGATGACCGGCTATGTGGCCACGCGCTGGTACCGGGCACCTGAGATCATGCTCAACTGGATGCATTACAACCAGACAGGTGCAGAGGGAAGGCCTGGGGCGGACGAAGGCCAAGGGCCTTGTCTGGCCCTCGACTGGCTCTGCATGCCAGGTCTTGGGAGACAGGCAAGGTCCCCAAGAATGTGGGAGCCACATTCAAAAGTAGCCCTTCAGAGGCCGCTAGAGCATGATGGGTGCTGGCCTCCTCTGGCCATGCAGTTATGGGCCTCCCCCTGCCTGGGGGGGTTGGGTATGGCAGATGAGGGGGTCTGCCGTCTTGGGGTCTGGATGTGACTGTGGGTCTCCTGGAGGAGGGACGTGGGGTGGGCGCACTGATGGAGGCCCCCTCGCCCTCGCACAGTGGATATCTGGTCGGTGGGCTGCATCATGGCTGAGCTGCTGCAGGGCAAGGCCCTCTTCCCGGGAAGTGACTGTATCCTTGGCCCAGGTTGGGGAGCAGGGTCAAACAGAGCCGCTCCTGTAGGATAGGGACCAGCACTGGCCCCTTCTGGCGGGTCTTGCCTCCTCTGCCCCCCATGCCATGCTACTTTGGGCTGGCCATCCTCACCTATAGGGAGCGGACTCTGGGCAGCGCCCCAAAGTTTTGGGTCTGGGGGCCCAGGAGAGGTCTGTGGCTGGTCCGTGGGTGTTTCCTGAGTGACACAGACATTGACCAGCTGAAGCGCATCATGGAAGTGGTGGGCACACCCAGTCCTGAGGTTCTGGCAAAGATCTCCTCGGAACATGTGAGTTGGTGCCCGCCAGCCGGCAGCTCCCTCTCCTGGCTGAGCCCCCAGGCTCTCTTGGGGAGAGGGTGGTGTGGAAATGCAGGGACCATATGGGGAACATGGGATGTGGTGGCATGGAGCCTAGGGCAGGTGCCCAATCCCTGCAGGGGAaacaggagaaggaggaagacatTCCTGACACCAGGGACAGTGAGTGCAAAGCCATGACCCCAGCAAGCAGTGCCTGGCCAGGGCAGTGGGGGTGGGCTGGGTGGAGAGAGTGTACTTGGACCCAGCTCCTGCAGGCATTAGGGGCCAACTGAGGAGCTAGAGCCACCAGATCCTATATGGAGGGGGTCACTGGTCTGCCTGTGCCCTTGTCCTGGCCTGTTGGAGTGAATGAGTCTGGGGGCTTGCCAAGACAAGCCCCAGTTTggggccagggaggcagagagtgaGCAGCCTCCCCAGGTGTTCTTGTGTGCCCCCAGGCCCGGACATATATCCAGTCCCTGCCCCCCATGCCCCAGAAGGACCTGAGCAGCATCTTCCGTGGAGCCAACCCCCTGGGTGAGGACTGCCCTGGGGCTAGACTGGGCTCCGTATCTGGCCCTGGATGCAGAGCTGACCCGCCCTCCCCGCCACTGGCTCCCCTGCAGCCATAGACCTCCTTGGAAGGATGCTGGTGCTGGACAGTGACCAGCGGGTCAGTGCAGCTGAGGCACTGGCCCACGCCTACTTCAGCCAGTACCACGACCCCGAGGATGAGCCAGAGGCCGAGCCATATGATGAAAGCGTTGAGGCCAAGGAGCGCACGCTGGAGGAGTGGAAGGGTGGGCATGGCACTGGCTGGGGGTAGGTCCAGGGGCCTGCGGGCTCCATTTCCCCAGAGGCAGGAAATGCCCCAGTTCGTCTCCAGACTGATCAGGTGTGGAAGGGCGTTCAGGTGTCCAGCACAGGCTGGGGGCGGTGCGGGGGAGTGGCACAGGGCAGGTTCTGGCTCCCAGACTCTGTGCTGAGGCTGCTGTCACAGGGTGGTGGGCCTGGGCTGGGTGGCAGGTGCCAGGCAAGCAGGTGGGGGGCCGGGCTGTGGGAGGCACAAGCTCACCCTTACCCTTTACCTCCTAGAGCTCACCTACCAGGAAGTCCTCAGCTTCAAGCCTCCAGAGCCACCGAAGCCGCCTGGCAGCCTGGAGATTGAGCAGTGACGTGCTGCCCGGCAGCCTCTGAGAGCTGTGGAGGGGCTTGGGCCTGCACCCTTCCACGGCTGGTCTGGTTTCCTTGAGAGGCACCTCCCACACTCCTATGGTCACTGACTCCTGGCCTA is part of the Symphalangus syndactylus isolate Jambi chromosome 18, NHGRI_mSymSyn1-v2.1_pri, whole genome shotgun sequence genome and harbors:
- the MAPK11 gene encoding mitogen-activated protein kinase 11 isoform X2, with translation MSGPRAGFYRQELNKTVWEVPQRLQGLRPVGSGAYGSVCSAYDARLRQKVAVKKLSRPFQSLIHARRTYRELRLLKHLKHENVIGLLDVFTPATSIEDFSEVYLVTTLMGADLNNIVKCQALSDEHVQFLVYQLLRGLKYIHSAGIIHRDLKPSNVAVNEDCELRILDFGLARQADEEMTGYVATRWYRAPEIMLNWMHYNQTVDIWSVGCIMAELLQGKALFPGSDYIDQLKRIMEVVGTPSPEVLAKISSEHARTYIQSLPPMPQKDLSSIFRGANPLAIDLLGRMLVLDSDQRVSAAEALAHAYFSQYHDPEDEPEAEPYDESVEAKERTLEEWKELTYQEVLSFKPPEPPKPPGSLEIEQ
- the MAPK11 gene encoding mitogen-activated protein kinase 11 isoform X1; translation: MSGPRAGFYRQELNKTVWEVPQRLQGLRPVGSGAYGSVCSAYDARLRQKVAVKKLSRPFQSLIHARRTYRELRLLKHLKHENVIGLLDVFTPATSIEDFSEVYLVTTLMGADLNNIVKCQALSDEHVQFLVYQLLRGLKYIHSAGIIHRDLKPSNVAVNEDCELRILDFGLARQADEEMTGYVATRWYRAPEIMLNWMHYNQTVDIWSVGCIMAELLQGKALFPGSDYIDQLKRIMEVVGTPSPEVLAKISSEHARTYIQSLPPMPQKDLSSIFRGANPLAIDLLGRMLVLDSDQRVSAAEALAHAYFSQYHDPEDEPEAEPYDESVEAKERTLEEWKGGHGTGWGAHLPGSPQLQASRATEAAWQPGD